One genomic region from Pseudoduganella lutea encodes:
- a CDS encoding DEAD/DEAH box helicase translates to MTATPLLFSDLNLSAPLLKVLSDVGYEAPSPIQAQTIPHLMANRDVLGTAQTGTGKTAAFALPILSRLDIRQTTPQALVLAPTRELAIQVAEAFQRYAANIPNFHVLPIYGGQSYGPQLSALRRGVHVVVGTPGRVIDHLDKGSLDLSKLKTLVLDEADEMLRMGFIDDVERILKETPASRQTALFSATMPSAIRRIANTYLRDPAEITVAAKTTTSENITQRYWLVSGMHKLDALTRILEAEPFDGMIIFNRTKLGTEELAERLCARGFSAAAINGDMQQAARERTIGMLKEGKIDILVATDVAARGLDVERISHVVNYDVPYDAESYTHRIGRTGRAGRSGEAILFITPRERNLLKTIERATRQPIKQMDLPTLQAVNDVRISRFKDQITATLAEGGLEQFQSLIADYEREHDVPANEIAAALAMMARGNSPLLLDKKAEKGWHEDGRPAAPQREERAPRADRGDRGDRGDRGERFERPERGERPAYPKKERIAREPEPGMATYRIEVGYEDGVKPGNIVGAIANEGGVDSKFIGRIEIFEDYTVLDMPADLAPDVLDTLTQVRVAGRPMRIRRDGEPAAQAAAPAAKPAPKAKVEREERPVAPKAPREERPVAPKGLDAVVADAVSEDETPKKKKRERAQDGLAMRAYRIEVGSQHEATPSNIVGAIANESGLEARYIGRIEIFEDHTVLEMPDGMPDEIFKHLGKVWVGGQQLKISKADAMPPLSTKHTPPKKPAAKAAKPKAKR, encoded by the coding sequence ATGACCGCTACACCCCTGCTATTTTCCGACCTGAACCTGTCTGCCCCCCTGCTCAAAGTCTTGAGCGACGTGGGTTACGAAGCGCCTTCGCCGATCCAGGCGCAGACGATCCCCCACCTGATGGCCAACCGCGACGTGCTCGGCACCGCGCAAACCGGCACCGGCAAGACGGCCGCGTTCGCGCTGCCGATCCTGTCGCGCCTCGATATCCGCCAGACCACGCCCCAGGCGCTGGTGCTGGCGCCCACGCGCGAACTGGCGATCCAGGTGGCCGAAGCATTCCAGCGCTATGCCGCCAACATCCCCAACTTCCACGTGCTGCCGATCTACGGCGGGCAAAGCTACGGCCCGCAGCTGTCCGCGCTGCGCCGCGGCGTGCACGTCGTCGTCGGCACGCCAGGCCGCGTGATCGATCACCTGGACAAGGGCTCGCTCGACCTGTCGAAGCTGAAGACGCTGGTGCTGGACGAGGCCGACGAGATGCTGCGCATGGGCTTCATCGACGATGTCGAGCGCATCCTGAAGGAAACGCCCGCATCGCGCCAGACCGCGCTGTTCTCGGCCACGATGCCGTCCGCGATCCGCCGCATCGCCAACACCTACCTGCGCGACCCGGCCGAAATCACCGTGGCCGCGAAGACCACAACGTCCGAAAACATCACCCAGCGCTACTGGCTCGTTTCCGGCATGCACAAGCTCGATGCGCTGACCCGCATCCTCGAGGCCGAGCCGTTCGACGGCATGATCATCTTCAACCGCACGAAGCTGGGCACCGAGGAACTGGCCGAGCGCCTGTGCGCCCGCGGCTTCTCGGCCGCCGCGATCAACGGCGACATGCAGCAGGCCGCGCGCGAGCGCACCATCGGCATGCTCAAGGAAGGCAAGATCGACATCCTGGTGGCCACCGACGTGGCCGCGCGCGGCCTGGACGTGGAACGCATCAGCCACGTCGTCAACTATGACGTGCCGTACGATGCCGAAAGCTACACGCACCGTATCGGCCGCACCGGCCGGGCCGGGCGCAGCGGCGAGGCGATCCTGTTCATCACGCCGCGCGAGCGCAACCTGCTCAAGACCATCGAACGTGCCACGCGCCAGCCGATCAAGCAGATGGACCTGCCCACGCTGCAGGCGGTCAACGACGTGCGCATCTCGCGGTTCAAGGACCAGATCACGGCCACCCTGGCCGAAGGCGGCCTGGAACAATTCCAGTCGCTGATCGCCGATTACGAACGCGAGCACGATGTGCCGGCCAACGAGATCGCCGCCGCGCTGGCCATGATGGCACGCGGGAATTCGCCGCTGCTGCTGGACAAGAAGGCCGAAAAGGGCTGGCACGAAGATGGCCGGCCAGCCGCCCCACAGCGCGAGGAACGCGCACCACGCGCCGATCGTGGCGATCGCGGCGATCGCGGCGATCGCGGCGAACGGTTCGAACGCCCGGAACGCGGCGAACGCCCGGCTTACCCGAAAAAGGAGCGCATTGCCCGCGAACCCGAGCCGGGCATGGCCACGTACCGCATCGAAGTGGGCTACGAGGATGGCGTCAAGCCGGGCAATATCGTTGGCGCGATTGCCAACGAAGGCGGCGTCGACTCGAAATTCATCGGCCGCATCGAGATTTTCGAGGACTACACGGTGCTCGACATGCCCGCCGACCTGGCGCCGGACGTGCTGGACACGCTGACCCAGGTGCGCGTGGCAGGCCGGCCGATGCGCATCCGCCGCGACGGCGAACCGGCTGCCCAGGCTGCCGCCCCGGCAGCGAAACCCGCGCCAAAAGCCAAAGTGGAGCGCGAGGAACGGCCGGTGGCGCCGAAAGCCCCGCGCGAGGAACGGCCCGTGGCACCGAAAGGCCTGGATGCCGTGGTGGCCGATGCCGTCAGCGAGGACGAAACCCCGAAGAAGAAGAAGCGCGAGCGGGCGCAGGATGGCCTGGCCATGCGTGCGTACCGGATCGAAGTGGGCAGCCAGCACGAGGCCACGCCATCGAACATCGTTGGCGCGATCGCCAATGAAAGCGGGCTGGAAGCGCGCTACATCGGCCGCATCGAGATCTTCGAAGACCACACGGTGCTGGAAATGCCGGACGGTATGCCGGACGAGATCTTCAAGCACCTGGGCAAGGTGTGGGTCGGCGGCCAGCAGCTGAAGATCAGCAAGGCCGATGCGATGCCGCCGCTGTCGACCAAGCACACGCCACCGAAGAAGCCCGCCGCCAAGGCCGCCAAGCCCAAAGCCAAGCGCTGA
- a CDS encoding alpha/beta fold hydrolase yields the protein MSKTSTSILLALALGASIASGTAGAAGAAYGPELQGFRYPYPVQHFRFNSQGQTMQMAYMDVKPAGKANGRTAVLMHGKNFCGATWESTIAALSQAGYRVVVPDQVGFCASTKPPHYQYSFQQLAANTMELLKKVNIDKVVLVGHSTGGMLATRFALMYPQNVSHLVMVNPIGLEDWKQLGVPYRTVDQWFERELKLTADGVRTYEKNTYYMGRWKPEYEKWVDMLAGLNAGSGQRLVAWNSALIYDMIYTQPVVHEFPQLKVPTILMNGDGDTTAIGSDIAPPEVKSKIGNYKVLGKETVKRIPGAKLIEFPGMGHAPQIEDPAGFHKALLGALSQ from the coding sequence ATGTCCAAAACGTCGACTTCGATTCTCCTGGCGCTGGCGCTCGGCGCCAGCATCGCATCCGGTACCGCCGGGGCCGCGGGGGCCGCCTATGGCCCCGAACTGCAGGGCTTCCGCTACCCGTATCCGGTGCAGCATTTCCGCTTCAATTCGCAGGGCCAGACGATGCAGATGGCCTACATGGACGTCAAGCCCGCGGGCAAGGCGAACGGCCGCACGGCGGTGCTCATGCACGGCAAGAATTTCTGCGGCGCCACGTGGGAAAGCACGATCGCCGCGCTATCGCAGGCCGGCTACCGCGTGGTGGTACCGGACCAGGTGGGCTTCTGCGCCTCCACCAAGCCGCCCCACTACCAGTACAGCTTCCAGCAGCTGGCCGCCAACACGATGGAACTGCTGAAGAAGGTCAACATCGACAAGGTGGTGCTGGTGGGCCACTCGACCGGCGGCATGCTGGCCACCCGCTTCGCGCTGATGTACCCGCAGAACGTGTCGCACCTGGTGATGGTCAATCCGATCGGGCTGGAAGACTGGAAGCAGCTCGGCGTGCCCTACCGCACCGTCGACCAGTGGTTCGAGCGTGAACTGAAGCTGACGGCCGACGGCGTGCGCACGTATGAAAAGAACACCTACTACATGGGCCGCTGGAAGCCCGAGTATGAAAAATGGGTGGACATGCTGGCCGGCCTGAATGCCGGTTCCGGCCAGCGCCTGGTCGCGTGGAATTCGGCGCTGATCTACGACATGATCTACACGCAGCCGGTGGTCCACGAGTTCCCGCAGCTGAAGGTTCCCACGATCCTGATGAACGGCGACGGCGACACCACCGCCATCGGCAGCGACATCGCGCCACCGGAAGTGAAATCAAAGATCGGCAACTACAAGGTGCTGGGCAAGGAAACCGTCAAGCGCATCCCGGGGGCGAAACTGATCGAGTTCCCCGGCATGGGGCATGCGCCGCAGATCGAGGACCCGGCCGGGTTCCACAAGGCGTTGCTGGGGGCGCTTTCCCAATAA
- a CDS encoding bifunctional diguanylate cyclase/phosphodiesterase, translated as MLCGLGLTGLLFTGISRLEQDRLVLTFTQRAHVRVFALSEGITNVIDSLRSVNQLFASQPVVSRDEFRRFVEPLGKRFPFVVGISFLRFIDDAERPAFEAQLRQVLPGAQVTELRGDRTAPAAQRPRYRVIEYVEPFGANAPALGLDTMYSGDEPSRWRAYDTGEPVAGRLTPLAQLPKSMSGMVVSMPVYRFDVPLGSVAARRAALVGETSVAINPGAMVAHVLQPSGLTNALRARDQRLQRVGLHVYADAHEAPENLVHQMAPPELDQPVVPPPLSWLYPRAPAPLKVPIDVAGRTWLVVADMDGTVGVTDHLASLSALALGVVMTLLGTAWVHTLATRNRTIRVQVQERTSQLAEANRSLLLRDRAIESSTNMIMIVEASASHPIVYVNPAFEHQTGYTREEVLGQPPRLLCRDDMGQPGVLSISAALREQRDGHAVLRNYRKDGTLFWVETYVSPVRDEHGVVTHFVSIHYDITAMKAYETELQHQSTHDALTGLPNRQLLVERLHEAIGQAMHEGHALWVVSLDLDRFKFTNSRVGHRGGDRLLQVVANRLQAALRPGDTLARLGGDEFALTLLPERGERRPRPEQVQRLLAALAAPLVLDDKEQFISGSAGVAVCPEDGTDAAVLIERADIAMFRAKEMGGNNYQFYTTAMRERLGERVQMETAMRRALERGEFVLYYQPQVDIATGRIVAMEALVRWQHPELGMVAPARFIPLAEETGMILPLGAWVLESACRQLVEWQSEGREYLRVAVNVSARQMAEQDFVQSVARVLEQTGLDPISLELELTESAVMNDVEHAIEVMRALKGLGVKLAIDDFGTGYSSLAHLKRFAVDVLKIDQAFVRDLTIDPDDAAIVTTIIALAANLNLQVISEGVETLDQLSFLREHGCSQMQGYYFSRPVPATAISTVLDENEAQLAAGSGAPLGVTT; from the coding sequence TTGCTGTGTGGACTCGGCCTGACGGGCCTGCTTTTCACCGGTATCAGCCGGCTCGAGCAGGACCGCCTCGTGCTCACGTTTACGCAACGCGCGCACGTGAGGGTGTTCGCGCTCTCCGAAGGCATCACCAACGTCATCGACAGCCTGCGCAGCGTGAACCAGCTGTTCGCCAGCCAGCCAGTCGTTTCCCGCGATGAATTCAGGCGCTTCGTCGAACCCCTGGGCAAGCGCTTTCCGTTTGTGGTGGGCATCAGCTTCCTGCGTTTCATCGACGATGCCGAGCGCCCCGCGTTCGAAGCGCAATTGCGGCAAGTCCTGCCGGGCGCGCAAGTAACGGAACTACGCGGCGATCGCACGGCCCCGGCCGCGCAGCGCCCACGGTACCGCGTGATCGAGTATGTCGAGCCGTTTGGTGCCAACGCGCCCGCGCTGGGCCTGGACACGATGTATTCCGGCGATGAACCCAGCCGCTGGCGCGCCTACGATACCGGTGAACCCGTGGCCGGCCGCCTGACCCCGCTGGCGCAGTTGCCCAAGTCGATGTCCGGCATGGTGGTGTCGATGCCCGTGTACCGCTTCGATGTGCCGCTGGGCAGCGTGGCCGCCCGGCGCGCGGCACTGGTGGGCGAAACGTCGGTCGCCATCAACCCCGGCGCGATGGTGGCACACGTATTGCAGCCCTCCGGACTAACCAACGCGCTGCGCGCACGCGACCAGCGCCTGCAGCGGGTGGGGCTGCATGTGTACGCGGATGCCCACGAGGCGCCGGAAAACCTCGTGCACCAGATGGCACCACCGGAACTCGACCAGCCCGTCGTGCCCCCACCGCTTTCCTGGCTGTATCCGCGCGCGCCGGCACCGCTGAAAGTCCCGATCGACGTGGCTGGCCGCACCTGGCTGGTGGTAGCCGACATGGATGGCACGGTGGGGGTGACCGACCACCTGGCATCGCTGTCCGCGCTGGCGCTGGGCGTGGTGATGACGCTGCTGGGCACCGCCTGGGTGCACACGCTGGCCACGCGCAACCGCACGATCCGGGTCCAGGTGCAGGAACGCACCAGCCAGCTGGCCGAGGCGAACCGCTCGCTGCTGCTGCGCGACCGGGCGATCGAATCCTCCACCAACATGATCATGATCGTGGAGGCCAGTGCCAGCCATCCGATCGTGTATGTCAACCCCGCATTCGAGCACCAGACCGGCTACACACGCGAAGAAGTGCTGGGCCAGCCTCCGCGCCTGCTGTGCCGCGACGACATGGGCCAGCCCGGCGTGCTGTCGATCAGCGCCGCCCTGCGCGAACAGCGCGACGGCCACGCGGTGCTGCGCAATTACCGCAAGGATGGCACGCTGTTTTGGGTTGAAACCTATGTGTCGCCGGTGCGCGACGAGCACGGCGTGGTCACGCACTTCGTGTCGATCCACTACGACATCACGGCCATGAAGGCCTATGAGACGGAGCTGCAGCACCAGTCCACGCATGATGCGCTGACCGGCCTGCCGAACCGCCAGTTGCTGGTCGAGCGCCTGCACGAGGCGATCGGACAGGCAATGCACGAGGGCCACGCGCTGTGGGTCGTGTCGCTGGACCTCGACCGCTTCAAGTTCACCAACAGCCGCGTGGGCCACCGGGGCGGCGACCGCCTGCTGCAGGTGGTGGCGAACCGGCTGCAGGCGGCGCTGCGGCCCGGCGACACGCTGGCCCGGCTGGGCGGCGACGAGTTCGCGCTGACCCTGCTGCCGGAGCGGGGCGAGCGGCGCCCGCGACCGGAGCAGGTGCAGCGGCTGCTGGCCGCGCTGGCCGCACCGCTCGTGCTCGACGACAAGGAGCAGTTCATTTCCGGCAGCGCCGGCGTGGCCGTCTGCCCGGAGGACGGCACCGATGCGGCCGTGCTGATCGAACGTGCCGACATCGCCATGTTCCGCGCCAAGGAAATGGGCGGCAACAACTACCAGTTCTACACCACGGCCATGCGCGAACGGCTGGGCGAACGGGTGCAGATGGAAACGGCGATGCGCCGCGCGCTGGAACGCGGCGAATTCGTGCTGTACTACCAGCCGCAGGTGGACATTGCCACCGGCCGTATCGTGGCGATGGAGGCGCTGGTGCGCTGGCAGCACCCGGAACTGGGCATGGTGGCCCCGGCCCGCTTCATTCCGCTGGCCGAGGAAACGGGCATGATCCTGCCGCTCGGGGCATGGGTGCTGGAGAGCGCCTGCCGCCAGCTCGTGGAGTGGCAGAGCGAAGGCCGGGAATACCTGCGCGTGGCCGTCAACGTGTCGGCCCGGCAGATGGCCGAGCAGGATTTCGTGCAGAGCGTGGCGCGCGTGCTGGAGCAAACGGGGCTGGATCCGATATCGCTTGAACTGGAGCTGACGGAAAGCGCCGTGATGAACGATGTCGAGCATGCGATCGAGGTGATGCGCGCGCTGAAGGGCCTGGGCGTCAAGCTGGCGATCGACGATTTCGGCACCGGCTATTCAAGCCTGGCGCACCTGAAACGCTTCGCGGTGGACGTGCTGAAGATCGACCAGGCCTTCGTGCGCGACCTCACGATCGACCCGGACGATGCCGCGATCGTGACCACGATCATCGCGCTGGCCGCGAACCTGAACCTGCAGGTGATTTCCGAAGGCGTGGAAACGCTCGACCAGCTGTCGTTCCTGCGCGAGCATGGCTGCTCGCAGATGCAGGGCTACTACTTCAGCCGCCCCGTGCCGGCCACTGCCATCAGCACCGTGCTGGACGAAAACGAAGCCCAGCTTGCCGCCGGCAGCGGCGCCCCGCTGGGCGTTACCACATGA
- a CDS encoding dienelactone hydrolase family protein: MDSDTRWIDIQGDDGTFQAYQALPRGGTGPGIVLIQEIFGVNAHIRSVAEQYAADGYVVLAPDLFWRQGAHIELTYDETDWKKAVALKGATDTQKAVADVAATIHALRAMAGVQRVASIGYCFGGLLSYLSAAAGNVDAAVAYYGGGIQNALDKADHVTVPLLMHFGGKDSHIPADAVKSIAERFGDRDNVEIHVYPEAEHGFNCSHRGSYHQRSAVEAHGNTLLFLSENL, encoded by the coding sequence TTGGACAGCGATACGAGATGGATCGACATTCAGGGCGATGACGGCACCTTCCAGGCTTACCAGGCGTTGCCGCGCGGCGGCACCGGCCCCGGCATCGTGCTGATCCAGGAAATCTTCGGCGTCAACGCGCACATCCGCAGCGTGGCCGAGCAATACGCGGCTGACGGCTACGTGGTGCTGGCGCCGGACCTGTTCTGGCGCCAGGGCGCGCACATCGAGCTGACCTATGACGAAACGGACTGGAAAAAAGCCGTGGCGCTGAAGGGCGCGACCGACACGCAAAAGGCGGTGGCGGATGTGGCCGCGACGATCCATGCCCTGCGCGCCATGGCTGGCGTGCAGAGAGTGGCATCGATCGGCTACTGCTTCGGGGGCTTGCTGTCCTACCTGAGCGCGGCGGCCGGCAATGTCGACGCGGCCGTGGCTTATTACGGCGGCGGCATCCAGAACGCGCTGGACAAGGCCGACCATGTCACGGTACCGCTGCTGATGCACTTCGGCGGCAAGGACAGCCATATCCCCGCCGATGCCGTGAAAAGCATCGCGGAACGCTTCGGCGACCGCGACAACGTGGAAATCCATGTCTATCCCGAAGCCGAACACGGCTTCAACTGCTCGCACCGGGGCAGCTATCACCAGCGCTCGGCCGTGGAAGCGCACGGGAACACGCTGCTGTTCCTTTCCGAGAACCTGTGA
- a CDS encoding thioesterase family protein, with translation MARLKLAFPEDQFDYSTQMSVRVTDINHGNHLSNDSMISMISEARARFLYEHGVRETESDGSGIIVTDLATTYRAEAHARDQLLFEVGVMDFNKYGGDIIFRITRPVDGTLIAMAKYGFVFFNYRLKEVVPMPDDFRAKFPRVNWVD, from the coding sequence ATGGCCAGACTCAAGCTCGCATTCCCCGAAGACCAGTTCGACTACTCGACACAGATGTCGGTGCGCGTCACCGACATCAACCACGGCAACCACCTCTCCAACGACTCGATGATCTCGATGATTTCCGAGGCGCGGGCGCGGTTCCTGTATGAACACGGCGTGCGCGAAACGGAGAGCGACGGCAGCGGCATCATCGTGACCGACCTGGCCACCACCTACCGCGCCGAAGCCCATGCCCGCGACCAGTTGCTGTTCGAAGTGGGCGTGATGGACTTCAACAAGTATGGCGGCGACATCATTTTCCGTATCACCCGCCCGGTCGACGGCACGCTGATCGCGATGGCGAAGTACGGCTTTGTGTTCTTCAACTACCGGCTGAAGGAAGTGGTGCCGATGCCGGACGATTTCCGGGCCAAGTTCCCGCGCGTAAACTGGGTGGATTGA
- a CDS encoding DUF3016 domain-containing protein: protein MRLQAGTWLAAALLAAAGAATAGVTVDYVKPDEFLDMPRSPQDREHVLKEMTRHFNKLAEELPAGQNLKVTVTDIDLAGREEPRRWAMDDIRIMRGGADWPTMKLSYTLEQGGQVVRSGEESLKNMMYQQRINRHFSSDALRYEKQMIDDWFHKSIVGSQVSSR from the coding sequence ATGCGATTGCAAGCAGGCACCTGGCTGGCCGCGGCGCTGCTGGCGGCGGCGGGCGCCGCCACTGCCGGCGTCACGGTCGATTACGTGAAGCCGGACGAATTCCTTGACATGCCGCGCTCGCCGCAGGATCGCGAGCACGTCCTGAAGGAAATGACCCGGCACTTCAACAAGCTGGCGGAAGAGCTGCCGGCCGGGCAAAACCTGAAAGTGACCGTGACCGACATCGACCTGGCCGGCCGCGAAGAACCACGCCGCTGGGCGATGGATGATATCCGCATCATGCGCGGCGGTGCCGACTGGCCGACAATGAAGCTCAGCTATACGCTGGAGCAGGGCGGGCAGGTCGTGCGCAGCGGCGAGGAGTCGCTGAAGAACATGATGTACCAGCAACGCATCAACCGGCATTTTTCCAGCGACGCGTTGCGTTATGAAAAGCAGATGATCGACGACTGGTTCCACAAGTCGATCGTGGGATCGCAGGTCAGCAGCAGATAA